The proteins below are encoded in one region of Triticum aestivum cultivar Chinese Spring chromosome 1B, IWGSC CS RefSeq v2.1, whole genome shotgun sequence:
- the LOC123142873 gene encoding uncharacterized protein: MPRIAAKLPRRRRRLCADEDRLGDLPDDLLLDILRRLDTRTALGAAALSRRWASLPREVPVLDLKVSDILPPRYHRCFRLSEDARDSKISSTLSDRRLLEAITARYERRAMRSMVCSLKSLLASQARRRVERLSLEVFAYSTSACINRLVVDAVDSWGVRDLEVVATPTGPLTRLEPSAYSFPLGLISRKPGESRLRSLKLANCLPPPLRGFNALTTLVLRDLPVPTPAAAYEEAVAACPQLQVLHILSCEIKITARRVVLDAPKSEIRELVLGGELVSVEIRSLPKLESLASQEATVLLCSAAAAPCLAHVSLAFSVGRLEGGGLAGLNRSYRDFLIQRLVQFFQGAITVKDLVLRFTGPEMWIMPENPFSAMANLRRLLVADVPSSWDASWPRLLIETAPLLESLYVHVSHSEGEPRQEVPGETSASRHYHLKELVVIGFQRTERQMRLVRFTVEVSTALRRVALLKQGRVEDKGSCCDWEVVSQQSAWCDEERLAVLDGIGCSTGQIEVVLS; the protein is encoded by the coding sequence ATGCCTAGGATTGCTGCGaagctcccgcgccgccgccggcggctgTGCGCGGACGAGGACCGCCTCGGTGACCTCCCCGACGATCTGCTCCTTGACATCCTGCGCCGCCTCGACACCCGCACCGCGCTCGGCGCCGCGGCGCTCTCCAGGCGCTGGGCCAGCCTGCCCCGCGAGGTCCCCGTCCTGGACCTCAAGGTCAGCGACATACTGCCGCCCCGCTACCACCGGTGCTTCCGCCTCAGCGAAGACGCCAGGGATTCGAAAATCAGCTCGACCTTGTCTGACAGGAGGCTTCTAGAGGCTATCACCGCCCGGTACGAGCGCCGCGCCATGCGATCCATGGTCTGCTCCCTCAAGAGCCTCCTGGCCAGCCAAGCTCGCCGGCGCGTGGAGAGGCTGTCGCTCGAGGTCTTCGCCTACAGCACCTCGGCCTGCATCAACCGCCTGGTCGTGGACGCCGTCGATTCCTGGGGCGTCCGGGATCTGGAGGTTGTTGCCACCCCGACAGGGCCGCTCACGCGTCTGGAGCCGTCGGCCTACAGCTTCCCTCTAGGCCTCATCAGCAGGAAGCCCGGCGAGTCCCGACTGCGAAGCCTCAAACTTGCCAACTGCTTGCCCCCGCCGCTCCGGGGATTCAACGCGCTCACCACGCTCGTCTTGCGAGACTTGCCGGTTCCCACGCCGGCGGCCGCCTACGAGGAAGCGGTCGCCGCGTGCCCGCAGTTGCAAGTGCTACACATCCTTTCATGCGAGATCAAGATAACTGCCCGCAGGGTGGTTCTTGACGCGCCCAAATCGGAAATCAGGGAGCTTGTACTCGGCGGCGAGCTCGTGTCGGTCGAGATCCGGTCTCTCCCGAAGCTCGAGAGTCTCGCCAGCCAGGAAGCTACCGTGCTGCtttgctccgccgccgccgccccgtgccttGCGCACGTGAGCCTCGCCTTCTCGGTTGGCCGACTGGAAGGGGGCGGTTTAGCTGGTCTAAACCGCTCCTACCGCGACTTCTTGATTCAGCGGCTCGTGCAGTTCTTCCAGGGCGCCATCACCGTGAAGGATCTGGTCTTGCGGTTTACTGGGCCAGAGATGTGGATCATGCCGGAGAATCCCTTCTCTGCAATGGCGAACCTGAGAAGGCTGCTCGTCGCCGATGTGCCTTCCTCATGGGACGCCTCATGGCCGCGCCTGCTCATCGAGACGGCACCGTTACTTGAGAGCCTTTATGTGCATGTCTCCCACAGCGAAGGCGAGCCGAGACAGGAGGTGCCGGGGGAGACATCGGCTTCGCGCCATTACCATTTGAAGGAGCTTGTTGTCATTGGATTCCAGAGGACGGAGAGGCAGATGCGCCTTGTGAGGTTCACCGTGGAGGTATCCACGGCGCTGCGGCGTGTCGCACTGCTCAAGCAGGGACGCGTCGAGGACAAAGGGTCCTGCTGCGACTGGGAGGTGGTGAGCCAGCAGAGCGCGTGGTGCGACGAGGAGAGGCTCGCCGTTCTGGATGGTATCGGCTGTTCGACGGGACAGATCGAAGTGGTGCTCAGTTGA